From one Enterococcus sp. DIV2402 genomic stretch:
- the gyrB gene encoding DNA topoisomerase (ATP-hydrolyzing) subunit B produces the protein MTEEEKMLNERAKEYDASQIQVLEGLEAVRKRPGMYIGSTSSEGLHHLVWEIVDNSIDEALAGFATSIQVIIEEDNSITVIDDGRGIPVDIQAKTGRPAVETVFTILHAGGKFGGGGYKVSGGLHGVGSSVVNALSTTLDVKVHKEGKIYYQEYCRGKVVADLEVIGETDRSGTDVHFIPDPEIFTETTVFNFEKLATRVRELAFLNKGLFISIEDRREAEPVKREYHYEGGIKSYVEHLNANKNVLFPEPIFLEGEQQEITVEVSMQYTDGYHSNILSFANNIHTYEGGTHEFGFKTALTRVINDYARKQKLMKDNDENLTGEDVREGLTAVISIKHPDPQFEGQTKTKLGNSEVRTVTDRLFSEHFSKFLMENPSVGRQVVEKGLLASKARLAAKRAREVTRRKGALEISNLPGKLADCSSNDPEKTELFIVEGDSAGGSAKQGRSREFQAILPIRGKILNVEKASMDKILANEEIRSLFTAMGTGFGADFDVSKARYHKLVIMTDADVDGAHIRTLLLTLFYRYMRPIVEAGYVYIAQPPLYGVKQGKNITYIQPGKNAEEELQRVISELPATPKPTVQRYKGLGEMDDHQLWETTMDPENRMMLRVSVDDAIEADQVFEMLMGDKVEPRRAFIEENAHYVKNLDI, from the coding sequence GTGACAGAAGAAGAGAAAATGTTAAATGAACGCGCAAAAGAATATGATGCAAGTCAGATTCAGGTCTTAGAAGGACTAGAAGCAGTAAGAAAACGTCCTGGAATGTATATCGGTTCCACTAGCTCAGAAGGATTACACCATTTAGTATGGGAAATTGTGGATAATTCTATTGATGAAGCTTTAGCAGGGTTTGCTACAAGTATTCAAGTCATTATTGAAGAAGATAACAGTATTACAGTTATTGATGATGGTCGTGGAATTCCAGTAGATATTCAAGCCAAGACAGGTCGACCAGCTGTTGAAACGGTTTTTACTATTTTGCATGCCGGAGGAAAATTTGGCGGTGGCGGCTATAAAGTATCTGGTGGTCTGCATGGAGTAGGGTCGTCAGTGGTTAATGCCTTGTCGACTACTTTAGATGTAAAAGTCCATAAAGAAGGTAAAATTTATTATCAAGAGTACTGTCGTGGAAAAGTTGTCGCTGATTTAGAAGTGATCGGTGAAACTGACCGTAGCGGAACAGACGTCCATTTCATTCCTGATCCAGAAATTTTCACAGAAACAACAGTCTTTAACTTTGAAAAATTAGCGACACGTGTTCGTGAATTAGCATTTTTAAATAAAGGGTTATTCATTTCAATTGAAGATCGCCGTGAAGCAGAACCAGTTAAACGTGAATATCATTATGAAGGCGGAATTAAAAGCTATGTTGAACATTTGAATGCCAACAAAAATGTCTTATTCCCAGAACCAATCTTTCTTGAAGGGGAACAACAAGAAATTACAGTCGAAGTATCCATGCAATATACAGATGGGTATCATTCAAATATTTTAAGTTTTGCGAATAATATTCATACTTACGAAGGTGGAACACATGAATTTGGATTCAAAACAGCGTTAACTCGTGTAATTAATGATTATGCTCGTAAGCAAAAATTGATGAAAGACAACGATGAGAATTTAACCGGAGAAGATGTTCGAGAAGGGTTAACAGCTGTTATTTCTATTAAACATCCGGATCCACAATTTGAAGGACAAACAAAAACCAAATTAGGTAATTCAGAAGTGCGAACTGTTACAGATCGCCTATTTTCAGAACATTTCTCTAAATTTTTAATGGAAAATCCTTCTGTAGGACGTCAAGTAGTTGAAAAAGGTTTATTAGCTTCTAAAGCGCGCTTAGCAGCGAAACGTGCGCGTGAAGTGACTCGCCGAAAAGGTGCTTTGGAAATCAGCAATTTACCTGGTAAATTAGCCGATTGTTCAAGTAATGATCCTGAAAAAACAGAATTATTTATCGTCGAAGGAGATTCTGCCGGTGGTTCAGCGAAACAAGGACGTAGCCGTGAATTCCAAGCGATTTTACCTATTCGTGGGAAAATTTTAAACGTTGAAAAAGCCAGCATGGATAAAATTTTAGCTAATGAAGAAATTCGTTCCTTATTTACTGCTATGGGAACAGGTTTTGGTGCTGATTTTGATGTATCAAAAGCGCGTTATCATAAACTTGTTATTATGACCGATGCCGATGTCGATGGAGCTCATATCCGTACGTTATTATTAACCTTATTCTATCGTTATATGCGTCCAATCGTGGAAGCAGGGTATGTTTATATTGCGCAACCACCATTGTATGGGGTGAAACAAGGAAAAAACATTACCTACATTCAACCAGGCAAAAATGCCGAAGAAGAATTGCAGCGTGTTATTAGTGAATTACCAGCAACACCAAAACCAACTGTTCAACGATATAAAGGTTTAGGAGAAATGGATGACCATCAATTGTGGGAAACTACGATGGATCCAGAAAATCGTATGATGTTACGTGTTAGTGTAGATGATGCCATTGAAGCAGACCAAGTTTTTGAAATGTTAATGGGTGACAAAGTAGAACCACGTCGCGCGTTCATTGAAGAAAATGCACACTACGTTAAAAATCTTGATATTTAA
- the gyrA gene encoding DNA gyrase subunit A, which yields MRESFIDYAMSVIVARALPDVRDGLKPVHRRILYGMNELGVTPDKPHKKSARIVGDVMGKYHPHGDSAIYESMVRMAQPFSYRYMLVDGHGNFGSVDGDGAAAMRYTEARMSKLAVEMLRDINKNTVDYASNYDDTEREPQVLPARFPNLLVNGTTGIAVGMATNIPPHNLNEVIAAIDLLMDNPEVTTNELMEVLPGPDFPTGGLVMGKSGIRRAYETGKGSITVRGKVEITEMPNGKERILVTELPYMVNKAKLIERISELHRDKRIEGITDLRDESSREGMRIVIDVRRDVSASVILNNLYKMTALQSSFGFNMLAIEKGVPKVLSLKRILEDYLEHQKEVITRRTIFEKEKAEARAHILEGLRIALDHIDEIIAIIRGSKTDGEAKATMIEKFDLSDRQAQAILDMRLRRLTGLERDKIEAEYQDLLKLIEDLADILARPERVAEIIQTELHELGQRFGDARRTELLVGEVLSLEDEDLIEEEEIVITLTNNGYIKRVANSEFRAQRRGGRGVQGMGIHDEDFVRTLVSCSTHDTLLFFTNAGKVYRSKGYEIPEYGRAAKGIPVINLLGIDSSERIQTIISVSDKPEEGNYLFFTTRLGVVKRTSVMAFSNIRSNGLIAIGLKEGDELVNVLSTKGDDVMIIGTHKGYSVTFKEEVVRDMGRTAAGVRGIRLREEDYVVGAAVIREDDEVLVITENGYGKRTAGSEYPIKGRGGKGIKTANITAKNGPLAGLTTVTGAEDIMLITNKGVIIRFSAETVSQTGRATLGVRLMKMEEDAKVVTMATVDPEVDELVETPEGSE from the coding sequence ATGCGCGAATCCTTTATCGATTATGCCATGAGTGTCATTGTTGCCAGAGCGTTACCAGATGTTCGAGACGGTTTAAAACCAGTTCATCGTCGTATCTTGTATGGGATGAATGAATTAGGGGTAACACCGGACAAACCGCATAAAAAATCGGCACGTATTGTTGGTGATGTTATGGGTAAATATCATCCACATGGGGACAGTGCTATTTATGAATCAATGGTTCGTATGGCGCAACCATTTAGTTACCGTTACATGCTTGTAGATGGTCATGGAAACTTTGGTTCCGTCGATGGCGATGGTGCGGCGGCTATGCGTTATACCGAAGCACGAATGAGTAAATTGGCTGTAGAAATGTTGCGTGACATCAATAAAAATACAGTAGATTATGCAAGTAACTATGATGATACAGAACGTGAACCACAAGTTTTACCAGCGCGTTTTCCTAATTTATTAGTTAACGGAACGACAGGGATTGCGGTCGGAATGGCAACGAACATTCCCCCTCATAACCTAAATGAAGTTATCGCAGCCATTGATCTATTGATGGACAATCCTGAAGTGACAACTAATGAGTTAATGGAAGTTTTACCTGGACCAGACTTTCCAACTGGTGGTTTAGTCATGGGTAAATCAGGTATTCGCCGTGCTTATGAAACGGGGAAAGGTTCTATTACCGTTCGAGGAAAAGTAGAAATTACAGAAATGCCTAATGGTAAAGAACGTATTTTAGTTACAGAATTACCATATATGGTTAATAAAGCGAAATTAATTGAACGAATTTCTGAATTGCATCGAGACAAGCGAATTGAAGGTATTACTGATTTACGTGATGAATCTTCTCGTGAAGGGATGCGAATTGTCATTGATGTTCGTCGTGATGTCAGTGCATCAGTTATTTTAAATAACTTATACAAAATGACGGCGTTACAATCTTCGTTTGGTTTCAATATGTTGGCAATTGAAAAAGGCGTGCCAAAAGTATTAAGTCTAAAACGTATTTTAGAAGATTACCTAGAGCATCAAAAAGAAGTGATTACACGTCGTACCATTTTCGAAAAAGAAAAAGCTGAAGCACGTGCCCACATTTTAGAAGGATTACGAATTGCGTTAGATCACATTGATGAGATTATTGCGATTATTCGTGGGTCAAAAACGGATGGCGAAGCAAAAGCAACGATGATTGAAAAATTTGATTTATCTGATCGCCAAGCGCAAGCTATTTTAGATATGCGTCTTCGTCGTTTAACTGGTTTGGAACGTGACAAAATTGAAGCTGAATACCAAGATTTATTGAAATTAATTGAAGATTTAGCCGATATTCTAGCTCGTCCAGAACGTGTAGCAGAAATTATTCAAACAGAATTACATGAATTAGGTCAACGTTTCGGTGATGCGCGTCGTACAGAATTATTAGTCGGCGAAGTATTGAGTTTAGAAGATGAAGATTTAATTGAAGAAGAAGAAATCGTAATTACTTTAACGAATAATGGCTATATTAAACGCGTAGCTAATAGCGAATTTCGTGCGCAACGTCGTGGTGGACGTGGTGTTCAAGGTATGGGGATTCATGATGAAGACTTCGTGCGCACATTGGTTTCTTGTTCTACACATGACACCTTGTTATTCTTTACCAATGCAGGGAAAGTCTACCGTTCGAAAGGCTATGAAATTCCAGAATATGGTCGAGCTGCCAAAGGAATTCCGGTAATCAATTTATTAGGAATCGATTCAAGCGAACGTATTCAAACGATTATTTCAGTTTCTGATAAACCAGAAGAAGGCAATTATCTATTCTTCACAACTAGATTAGGAGTAGTCAAACGGACATCTGTTATGGCATTTTCTAATATTCGTAGCAATGGTTTAATTGCGATTGGTTTAAAAGAGGGCGATGAATTAGTCAACGTCTTATCAACGAAAGGCGACGACGTCATGATTATTGGCACGCATAAGGGATATTCTGTAACGTTCAAAGAAGAAGTTGTTCGTGATATGGGACGAACTGCCGCTGGTGTACGTGGTATTCGCTTACGTGAAGAAGATTATGTCGTAGGCGCTGCGGTCATTCGTGAAGATGATGAAGTCTTAGTGATTACCGAAAATGGTTATGGTAAGCGAACAGCTGGTAGCGAATACCCAATTAAAGGCCGTGGTGGTAAAGGAATTAAAACAGCGAATATCACAGCGAAAAATGGTCCATTAGCTGGTTTAACAACAGTAACGGGGGCAGAAGATATTATGCTAATCACTAATAAAGGGGTTATTATCCGCTTTAGTGCCGAAACAGTTTCACAAACTGGACGTGCGACATTAGGGGTCCGTTTAATGAAAATGGAAGAAGATGCTAAAGTTGTGACGATGGCAACGGTCGATCCAGAAGTCGATGAACTTGTGGAGACACCAGAAGGATCAGAATAA
- a CDS encoding MurR/RpiR family transcriptional regulator, translating to MFDYQDFLKYLNTANKNDTYSRIILYILTYPEKVPTMSISELADECFVSAATISRFCKQFKLNSYAHLKKEITMANKMSHFQGLRMSKKEAQQLQTNPKEYLQEYANEIKQSIDDVVAHLDYTEIDELLHKIYQAQEVILVGYSSTLELAKSMQTSLMISHKLTLVPEEEKLLNLIVQQATESTLIIVFSSFGMIFSKNADLINKITNTPAYSVLITQHTKNVFTNFFDQTIHATSNNYLQIGTYPLTFFIDFLVRRYATLYGKSIHE from the coding sequence ATGTTTGATTATCAAGATTTCCTTAAATACTTAAACACAGCGAACAAAAACGACACTTATTCGCGAATTATTCTTTATATTTTAACGTATCCAGAAAAAGTTCCTACCATGAGTATTTCCGAATTAGCCGATGAATGTTTTGTTTCAGCCGCAACGATTTCGCGATTTTGCAAGCAATTTAAACTAAATTCCTATGCCCATTTGAAAAAAGAAATCACCATGGCAAATAAAATGTCACATTTTCAAGGATTACGCATGTCTAAAAAAGAAGCCCAACAGCTTCAAACAAATCCTAAAGAGTATCTTCAAGAGTATGCAAATGAAATCAAACAATCTATCGATGATGTGGTTGCACATTTGGATTATACAGAAATTGATGAGTTACTTCACAAAATTTATCAAGCACAAGAAGTGATTTTAGTTGGTTATAGCTCAACACTAGAATTAGCTAAAAGTATGCAGACGTCACTTATGATTAGTCATAAACTTACCTTGGTACCTGAAGAAGAAAAACTACTGAACCTGATTGTGCAACAGGCTACAGAGAGCACATTGATTATTGTCTTTTCTTCTTTCGGCATGATTTTTAGTAAAAATGCCGATTTGATAAATAAAATTACCAACACCCCAGCGTATTCAGTCTTAATTACACAGCATACCAAAAATGTTTTTACAAATTTTTTTGATCAAACGATTCATGCCACCAGCAATAACTATCTACAAATTGGCACCTATCCTTTGACTTTTTTTATCGATTTCCTCGTCCGACGTTATGCAACGCTCTATGGTAAATCTATCCATGAGTAA
- a CDS encoding glycoside hydrolase family 1 protein yields MGFPEGFLWGGATAANQFEGAFLEDGKGWSTADTAKYTRLDDPTKFSLLEPMTTADVEFAKADQEGIYPKRYGIDFYHRYQEDIALFAEMGFKTFRLSISWPRIFPNGDELEPNEAGLKFYDDVFDECLKYGIEPLVTLSHYEFPLGLAFKYNGWESRETIAHFERYARVVFNRYKDKVKYWLTFNEINIIGMTGYLSGGILADKTENLLQAQYQAAHHQFLGSALAVKACHEIIPDAKIGNMLARMEAYPETSNPADVMESIYADHTNLFFSDVQIRGYYPAYMNKFFNDHQIMIKKEAGDDQLLREGTVDFMSFSYYMSSIASSDKSGDETAGNLLGSKKNPYLKSSDWGWQIDPVGLRVTLHKLYDRYQVPLFIVENGLGAKDVVEADGSIHDDYRIDYMRDHIEEMSLAIEEGVDLMGYTPWGCIDLISASTSEMSKRYGFIYVDQDDEGNGTLARSKKDSFDWYKKVIATNGSDLA; encoded by the coding sequence ATGGGATTTCCAGAAGGATTTTTATGGGGTGGCGCCACAGCAGCCAATCAGTTTGAAGGAGCTTTTTTAGAAGACGGTAAAGGTTGGTCGACTGCAGACACAGCGAAATATACTAGATTAGATGATCCAACCAAATTCTCGCTGTTAGAACCAATGACTACTGCCGATGTTGAATTTGCTAAGGCAGATCAAGAAGGAATTTATCCTAAACGTTACGGCATTGATTTTTATCACCGTTACCAAGAAGACATTGCGTTATTTGCAGAAATGGGCTTTAAAACGTTTCGTCTATCGATTTCATGGCCACGTATTTTTCCAAATGGCGATGAATTAGAGCCAAACGAAGCCGGTTTAAAATTTTATGACGATGTATTTGACGAATGTTTAAAGTATGGAATTGAGCCTCTAGTAACATTATCACATTACGAATTTCCATTAGGGTTAGCGTTCAAATATAATGGTTGGGAAAGTCGTGAGACAATCGCTCATTTTGAACGGTATGCGCGCGTTGTTTTCAATCGTTACAAAGATAAAGTAAAATATTGGTTGACCTTCAACGAGATTAATATCATTGGAATGACTGGATATTTAAGTGGTGGAATTTTAGCAGATAAAACTGAAAATCTGTTACAAGCGCAATATCAAGCAGCGCATCATCAATTTTTAGGTAGTGCATTAGCTGTAAAAGCATGTCATGAGATTATTCCAGACGCTAAAATTGGAAATATGTTGGCTCGGATGGAAGCTTATCCAGAAACCTCTAATCCAGCTGATGTCATGGAAAGTATCTATGCCGATCATACTAATTTATTCTTTAGTGATGTGCAAATTCGTGGATATTACCCAGCATATATGAATAAATTCTTTAACGATCATCAAATTATGATTAAAAAAGAAGCTGGCGATGATCAATTACTACGAGAAGGCACCGTTGATTTCATGTCATTTAGTTACTATATGAGTAGTATTGCCTCATCTGATAAATCAGGAGATGAAACGGCCGGTAACTTGTTGGGATCGAAGAAAAATCCATATTTAAAATCAAGTGATTGGGGTTGGCAAATTGATCCAGTCGGTTTGCGTGTGACACTTCATAAATTATATGATCGTTACCAAGTACCTTTATTTATCGTAGAAAATGGGTTAGGCGCAAAAGATGTAGTTGAAGCAGATGGTTCTATCCACGATGATTATCGGATTGATTATATGCGTGACCATATTGAAGAAATGTCTTTAGCGATTGAAGAAGGCGTTGATTTAATGGGATACACACCTTGGGGCTGCATTGATTTAATTAGTGCAAGTACAAGTGAAATGTCTAAACGATATGGTTTTATTTATGTCGATCAAGACGATGAAGGCAATGGAACGTTAGCTCGTTCGAAAAAAGATTCATTTGACTGGTATAAAAAAGTTATTGCCACCAATGGCTCAGATTTAGCTTAA
- the rpsF gene encoding 30S ribosomal protein S6, producing MENTKYEILYIIRPNIDEEAKTALVERFDAILTDNGAEVLESKLWEKRRLAYEMNGFREGIYHIVKVSSPSNANAINEFDRLAKINDSIIRHMIVKEEA from the coding sequence ATGGAAAATACGAAATATGAAATTCTTTATATTATTCGTCCAAACATTGATGAAGAAGCAAAAACTGCTTTAGTGGAACGTTTTGACGCCATTTTGACTGATAACGGAGCGGAAGTTCTTGAGTCAAAACTTTGGGAAAAACGCCGTCTAGCATATGAAATGAACGGATTCCGTGAAGGTATCTATCACATCGTTAAAGTGTCTTCTCCATCAAACGCAAATGCAATCAACGAATTTGACCGTCTTGCTAAAATCAACGACAGCATTATTCGTCACATGATTGTTAAAGAAGAAGCTTAA
- the ssb gene encoding single-stranded DNA-binding protein encodes MINNVVLVGRLTKDPDLRYTASGTAVATFSLAVNRNFTNQSGERDADFINCVIWRKSAETLANYARKGTLLGVTGRIQTRNYENQQGQRVYVTEVVAENFQLLESRSTSEQRRGNDGGDFGGNQSNFGNSYNQNQTSQQSNGMPSFDRDNSDPFGGSSIDISDDDLPF; translated from the coding sequence TTGATTAACAACGTTGTATTAGTAGGAAGATTGACAAAAGATCCTGATTTACGTTATACCGCAAGTGGTACGGCTGTTGCTACTTTCTCATTAGCAGTGAATCGTAATTTTACGAATCAGAGTGGTGAAAGAGATGCAGATTTTATTAACTGTGTGATTTGGAGAAAATCAGCAGAAACACTAGCAAATTATGCCCGTAAAGGTACATTGCTTGGAGTGACAGGAAGAATTCAAACAAGAAACTATGAAAACCAACAAGGTCAAAGAGTTTATGTTACTGAAGTTGTAGCAGAAAACTTCCAATTACTAGAATCTCGTTCAACTAGCGAACAACGTCGTGGAAACGATGGCGGCGATTTTGGTGGAAATCAATCAAACTTTGGAAACAGCTACAATCAAAATCAAACATCTCAACAATCAAACGGAATGCCTAGTTTTGATCGAGACAACTCTGATCCATTCGGGGGTTCATCAATCGACATTTCAGATGACGATTTACCATTCTAA
- the rpsR gene encoding 30S ribosomal protein S18 produces MAQQRRGGRKRRKVDYLAANHIEHVDYKDIELLKRFISERGKILPRRVTGTGAKNQRKLTVAIKRARIMGLLPFVGEEN; encoded by the coding sequence ATGGCACAACAAAGAAGAGGCGGACGCAAACGTCGTAAAGTAGACTATCTTGCAGCTAACCATATCGAACACGTTGATTATAAAGACATTGAATTATTAAAAAGATTTATTTCAGAACGCGGTAAAATTTTACCACGTCGTGTAACTGGTACTGGTGCTAAAAACCAACGTAAATTAACAGTTGCTATTAAACGCGCACGTATTATGGGATTACTTCCATTCGTAGGCGAAGAAAATTAA
- a CDS encoding DHH family phosphoesterase → MTTAIGIISLDNYDDVIDKMDDKHISYLNTLVTTLVSDWASEYHVFYKRINSERYFFVADTADVLRMQEKNFDLLQHIKNSEVHNELVLTISMGIAYGEASAEKIGEIAQSNLDMALARGGDQVVVKHTDPQAKPQFFGGNTDGTIKRTRTRSRAMSMSLNRIFKDNQKIFIMGHRYPDMDAIGAAFGVATLGKFISKECYIILNREEVTADITRGLAEIDNYPEVKNLVISSKEALKLLDKQSVLVMVDYHKPSMSISEEVYEAVEKIVIIDHHRRGDEFPINPLLTYIEASASSASELVAELIQYQANKNHQLSKITATLLLAGIYVDTKSFAVRTTGRTFDVASYLKNHGADLSIVHDLLSSDLEAYLQISELVSRSEYVTPEIVVSVGPEDKEYDNVTIAKAADTLLSMNDIQAAFVITKRLDQRIGISARSSGKVNVQRLMENFGGGGHFTNAATQIEGQTLEKVREMLFNELRILEEKEQST, encoded by the coding sequence ATGACAACAGCAATTGGGATTATCTCACTAGACAATTACGATGACGTAATTGATAAAATGGATGACAAACATATTTCTTACCTCAATACATTAGTCACAACGCTAGTTTCTGATTGGGCGAGTGAGTACCATGTTTTTTATAAACGTATTAATTCAGAACGTTATTTTTTTGTAGCTGATACAGCTGATGTTTTACGAATGCAAGAGAAAAATTTTGATTTATTACAACATATTAAAAATTCAGAAGTCCATAATGAATTAGTGTTAACGATTAGTATGGGAATTGCCTATGGAGAAGCATCTGCTGAAAAAATCGGTGAAATTGCTCAAAGTAATCTGGATATGGCGTTGGCTCGTGGGGGCGACCAAGTTGTCGTAAAGCATACGGATCCACAGGCAAAACCACAATTTTTTGGTGGGAATACTGATGGGACCATTAAACGAACTAGAACACGCTCACGTGCAATGAGCATGTCATTAAATCGCATTTTTAAAGATAACCAAAAAATCTTTATTATGGGGCATCGTTATCCCGATATGGATGCTATTGGTGCTGCTTTTGGAGTGGCTACTTTAGGCAAATTTATATCTAAAGAGTGTTATATTATTTTGAATCGCGAAGAAGTTACTGCAGATATTACCCGTGGTTTAGCAGAAATAGACAATTATCCTGAAGTTAAAAATCTAGTTATTTCAAGTAAAGAAGCCTTGAAATTGTTAGATAAACAAAGTGTCTTAGTGATGGTTGACTATCATAAACCTTCGATGTCAATTTCTGAAGAAGTATATGAAGCCGTGGAAAAAATTGTCATTATTGACCATCATCGTCGCGGAGACGAATTCCCGATAAATCCGCTTTTGACATACATTGAAGCCTCTGCTTCTTCTGCATCAGAATTAGTAGCAGAATTGATTCAATATCAAGCGAATAAAAATCATCAGTTATCAAAAATCACCGCTACCTTATTGTTAGCTGGAATTTATGTGGATACGAAAAGTTTCGCTGTTCGTACAACTGGACGAACGTTTGACGTGGCCAGCTATTTGAAAAATCATGGAGCCGATTTATCCATTGTTCATGATTTATTAAGTTCAGATTTAGAGGCGTATTTGCAAATTAGCGAGTTAGTTTCTCGTAGTGAATATGTCACACCAGAAATCGTTGTTTCAGTGGGTCCTGAAGATAAAGAATATGATAACGTAACAATTGCGAAAGCTGCGGATACGTTGCTTTCGATGAATGATATTCAAGCGGCCTTTGTTATTACAAAACGTTTGGATCAACGTATAGGAATTAGTGCACGTAGTTCGGGTAAAGTGAATGTGCAACGATTAATGGAAAACTTCGGTGGTGGAGGACATTTCACAAATGCTGCTACGCAAATTGAGGGGCAAACGCTTGAAAAAGTCCGTGAAATGCTATTTAATGAATTAAGAATATTGGAAGAAAAGGAGCAATCAACATGA
- the rplI gene encoding 50S ribosomal protein L9, whose translation MKVIFLEDVKGKGKKGQVKEVPTGYAQNYLIKNNLAKEANRESLAEMSGKKKAKEKQDAEALKEAQTLKDFLEKEETVVEIKAKAGADSRLFGSIPSKQITDALNKQYNVKVDKRKVDLKQPIRSLGFTDVPAKLHPEVTATIKVHVVSE comes from the coding sequence ATGAAAGTTATTTTCTTAGAAGACGTTAAAGGAAAAGGCAAAAAAGGGCAAGTGAAAGAAGTACCGACTGGTTATGCCCAAAACTATTTAATTAAAAATAATCTGGCAAAAGAAGCGAATCGTGAAAGCTTAGCAGAAATGTCAGGCAAGAAAAAAGCCAAAGAAAAACAAGATGCTGAAGCACTTAAAGAAGCACAAACACTCAAAGATTTCTTAGAAAAAGAAGAAACAGTCGTTGAAATTAAAGCAAAAGCAGGTGCTGATAGTCGTCTATTTGGTTCAATTCCTTCCAAACAAATTACAGATGCACTAAACAAACAATACAACGTTAAAGTAGACAAACGTAAGGTGGATTTGAAACAACCGATTCGTTCATTAGGTTTTACTGATGTGCCAGCCAAATTGCATCCAGAAGTTACAGCAACCATTAAGGTACATGTAGTTAGCGAATAA